One Lycium barbarum isolate Lr01 chromosome 5, ASM1917538v2, whole genome shotgun sequence genomic window carries:
- the LOC132642343 gene encoding vascular-related unknown protein 1-like, protein MNISLKQLQEKLMDGPRNSSVNNFEMDCKEATNHDAPEESGWTTYLEDFSMNQRENYSSCNSENDSFGSPSLLSDAASHAAWKNSHSPMGGSPFLKRLNLKKQRNKKISDPDLEDTASSPVNSPKVSSFKQMDINNRTENISGYFMENEGGSRQFQEMEAERNNTYFDGKNKNGYIELKKKGLCLVPWSMIVNNHG, encoded by the exons ATGAATATATCCCTCAaacaacttcaagaaaaattaatGGATGGTCCAAGGAATTCATCTGTGAATAATTTTGAGATGGATTGTAAGGAAGCAACAAATCATGATGCACCTGAAGAGAGTGGATGGACCACATATTTGGAGGATTTTTCAATGAACCAAAGGGAAAACTATAGTTCATGTAATTCTGAAAATGATAGTTTTGGCAGCCCTTCTTTGTTATCTGATGCTGCTTCTCATGCTGCATGGAAAAATTCTCATTCTCCAATGGGTGGCTCACCATTTCTTAAGAGACTGAatttgaagaaacaaagaaacaagaaaaTTTCTGATCCTGATTTGGAAGACACTGCTAGCTCACCTGTCAATAGTCCAAAG GTAAGCAGTTTTAAGCAGATGGACATCAATAACAGAACAGAAAATATCAGTGGATATTTCATG GAAAATGAAGGTGGCTCTAGACAATTCCAAGAAATGGAAGCTGAGAGAAACAACACATATTTTGATGGAAAAAACAAGAACGGTTATATAGAATTGAAGAAGAAGGGGCTTTGCTTGGTACCTTGGTCCATGATAGTCAACAACCATGGGTGA